The [Clostridium] colinum genome includes the window TATTAAAAAATAAAATGGCTAAATTACTTATCAACAAAATATTAGTAGATGGTAAAAACAGAAAAATTACAATATTTTTTAACGTATAATGTTGTATTCTATTACAATGTAGACAACAAGACTGCCTTACAAGTGATGTGTTAGGCCCTGCTAGAGCAGAATGTTTTACTCATCTTGGAAACAAGACTATTCAAGAAGGAGATATTATAGACCCACCTTCTAATGCAGCTAGTGTTTCTATTGAAAATTTAAGAGTAAAAAAAGTTATTGTATCTGACAAAGAGCCAAACCCATTTAAAAATGGTTTTTGGGATATAACTTTAAAATATGTATTTGTATATACATTAATATTTAGAGAAGCAGATGGCACTGTTATTGGTAGAGTACACGCTAATAGTATCTATACTAAAAAGGTAACTTTATTTGGTTCTATTGGTACAGAAATATCTATCTCTACTGATTTATTCAACCAACACGGTTCTGGTTGTAGCGAATTAAACTCAGACCCATTTGTTTTAGTAGAATCTAAAGCTATTGCTCTTGGTGCTGAGCTTAGATACCAAAACAGACAATGTTGCTGTGGAGATGAAGCTTTAGAACCAACAGAAGTAGGCATTACTATCGGTTTATTTACAATTATTAAATTATTTAGACTTGTAAACCTTTCTGTATTATCTAGAGGCTTCTGTATACCAAAAGAATGTGAAAATATTTCTCCACTTAACCCTTGTGAATTCTTTGATAGCTTAGATTTCCCTATGGACATTTTTGCTCCACCACAAAAAAAGGAATTTTTAGCAGGTATTAGCGGTAACATACCAAGAGAAAATGTTGATGGTGATAATAATAACAACTGTGGTTGTAACAATGGTTGCGGTTGCTCATTAGGTAATCTTGGTAACAACTCTAGCTGTGGTTGTAACTTTAGATAATATTTTTAAACCTAAATTTTAATTTTTAAACTTATATTATAGGCAAAGTCATAAAAATTTTATGGCTTTGCCTAATGTGTCGACTTTGTCAACAACATTTTAAAAAAATAATTCTATTATTTTTTGAGGTACTGTATGAAAAAAGCAAGGTTTTTACGCACAAGGGCTAAAGCCCCTTAAAACCTAGCTTTACGTATCCGAGGCAAAGCCCCGTATACGATTTAAAATGAGAACTCTTCGTTCTCATACTCTCCATTTTTAATTAAATTTTATTTTATATACAGTCTGAAGCAAAGTCACAAAAATTTTATGACTTTGCATTTTTATATTCATAAATATGTTTTATGAACATTTTTATCTTTATGAATATTATTAAATATATATTGCATTTTTATAAATTTACTGTTATTATATAGCTTGAATATATTTTTTAGGAGGAAGTAAAATGTTAGAAAGTTTTTCTTTTTTAAAGACATATTTTCCGTTATACATTGAAGGTACTTTAATAACTGTTATTATCTCTTTATTTACAGTTTTATTTGGTACTGTTATTGGTGTAATATTTGCTTTAATGAAGTTATCAAAAATAAAAATAGTAAATAAGATAGCTTGTACATATATAGAAATTGTACGTGGTACCCCTGTTTTAGTTCAGGTTTTTATATGGTATTATGGTTTATCATCTCTTATTATAATACCTGATATTTATATAGGTGATAGCTTAAATCTTGCTCAATTAATACCTGGTGCTTTAGCGCTTGCTTTAAATTCTGGTGCTTATGTTGCTGAAATTATACGAGCTGGTATATTAGCTGTTGATAAAGGCCAAACAGAAGCCGCCGAATCTTTAGGTATGAAATCTCCTATGATTATGAGATATATTATAATGCCTCAAGCTATTAAAAATATTTTACCTGCTATAGGTAATGAGTTTGTTGTATTAATAAAAGAGTCTTCTATCCTTTATGTAATAGGTATACAAGAGCTTATGGCAAAAACTTCTACAATACAGTCTTCTACGTTCCAACCTGTAGCTCCACTTATTGTAACATCTATCTTATATTTTATCTTAACATTTAGTTTGTCAAGGCTTATTGGTAAGTTTGAAAGGAGATTAAATAAAAATGATAGAAATTAAAAATTTAAGTAAAAGTTTTGGTAATAATCAAGTTTTAAAAGGAGTAACAACTACCATTACTAAAGGAGAAGTGGTTGTTGTTATAGGCCCATCTGGTTCTGGTAAAAGTACCTTTTTAAGATGTCTTAATAAGCTTGAAGATATTACATCTGGAGATATAATATTTGAAGGAACAAATATAACAGATAAAAAAGTAGATATTAGTATACATAGACAAAAAATGGGAATGGTTTTTCAACACTTTAACCTTTTTCCTCATTTAACCATATTAGAAAATATTACAATAGCTCCTATTAAAATAAAAAAAATAGATAAACAAACTGCCGAAGAGGAAGCTTTAAAGCTTTTAGGCCTTGTTGGGTTAAAAGATAAAGCTAATATGTATCCTCCTAGCTTATCTGGTGGTCAAAAACAAAGAATTGCTATTGTACGTGCTTTAGCTATGAAACCTGATGTTATGCTTTTTGACGAACCTACCTCTGCCCTAGACCCAGAAATGGTTGGAGAAGTTTTAGAAGTTATGAAAAATTTAGCTAAAGAAGGTATGACTATGGTTGTTGTAACTCACGAAATGGGATTTGCTAAAGAGGTTGCTACTAGAGTTATATTTATGGAAGGTGGAAACATCTGTGAAGAAGATACACCTGAAAATATTTTTACCAACCCTCAACACCCTAGAACAAAAGAGTTTTTATCTAAAGTATTATAAATAATAAAAAAATAACAAAAAACATTAAAAAATATATGCTTTTTGTTATTTTTTTTATTATCCATAATTAAATATTATTAAAAAAGATTTAATAAGTTAATATTATTATGCTACTTTATAAAAAAAGCTTATTTCTTTACACAAGAGCTAAATCCCCTAGAAATCTAGCTTTTTACACAATATAAGTCTTTACCCTGTCTTGTGATTAGAATTTTTATGCCTTACATAAATTTTTTATGCAAAATATAAAAATAAAAAAATTAATCTAAAATATTTTGTCTATAATCTGAATAATACTACATTATTATAATTATACCAAAACTTACAATTAGAAAAAATAAATTATATGTAGTATAATATATTTAAAGCTGTAAACATATAAACAACGTTTACAATTTTAAAAAAATATAAAAATATATTAAAATTACTTTAAAAATTATTAATAAAAGGAGCTTTTATATGAAAAAAATAAATTATAAAATAATATGTTTTGTAAGCCTTTTTATTATTCTTTTATTAGGGGTTAGCCTTAAAGGTAAGGAAAATTATATCCCCTATCCAGATTTTTATAGTAAAGCGTGTAATAAAAATATAGATACAATTTTTTATAATGATAGTGATAAAATTAAATTTAAAGAAAAAAATAATGATACAATTTTTACAACTGATAATCCTAGAACAGAAGATTTTAAAGAAAATATGCTAATTAAAGGCATAGTATTTAAAGAACAATCAAATATAACTAATAGCTTATATTCTGTTTTAGCTATATTTTTAATAGGAGCAACTGTATTTTTAATATATAAAAAAACAAAGAAAAATCCTATTGCTATAAAAGAATTTAATATAGAAGACAAAAATAATATATTTTTTAAAGATATAGCAGGCAACGAAGAAGCTAAAGAAAATGCTAAAGACATAGTAGATTTTCTTAAATGCCCAGAAAAATATAAAAAACTAAACGCTCGAGCACCTAAAGGTATTATATTTTATGGTGAACCTGGTACTGGAAAAACAATGTTAGCCAAAGCAATTGCCTCTGAAGCTGGTGTGCCTTTTTATTCTGTTTGTGGCTCAGACTTTGTAGAAATGTATGTAGGGGTTGGTGCTTCTAGAGTAAGAGCTTTGTTTAAAAAAGCTAGAGAAAGTAAAAAAGCTGTTATCTTTATAGATGAAATAGATGCAATAGGTAAAAAAAGAGCTACCTCTCTACAAAACACAAATGAAGAAAGAGAACAAACATTAAACGCTCTTTTAACAGAAATGAGTGGATTTTCTAGTGATGAAACTATAATTGTTATAGCCACTACAAATCGTTTAGATATATTAGATGATGCTCTTGTTCGTGCTGGTAGGTTTGATAGACACATAGAAATAGGCCTGCCTGATAAAGTTGCTCGTGAAAAAATTTTATCTTTATTGTTAAAAAATAAAACAATAGATAAAAATTTAAATATAAAAGATATAGCCAAAAAAACTGTATATTTTAGCGGTGCTATGCTAGATGCACTAGTAAATGAGTCTAGTATTATGGCTATAAAAGATAATAACAACGAAATAAATATTAATCATATAGATAAAGCATATTTAAAAATAATAGCTGGTGATGAAAGAAAAGATACCTCATTTTTAACACAACAAGATAAAAAAATAACTGCTATACACGAGGCGGGACACGCAGTAGTTACAAATATTTTAAACGTTGCTACTATATCAAAAATATCTATATTACCTACCATAAAGGGAGCCGGTGGTTTTTGTTTAAATATATTTGAAGATAAATTATTTAAAACTAAGCAAGATATAGAAAATCAAATAATAAGTTTATATGGTGGACGTTGTGCCGAAGAAATTATGCTTGGAAGTGAAAACATTACAACAGGTGCATACAATGATATAGAAAAAGCTACTAAAATTATTGTAGACTATGTATCTAAATATGGTATGCTTAAAGATAATATTTTAAGCTATAATGTTTTAAAAGAAGATGAAAACATTATAAAAGAATATAAAACTATAGCTACTACACTATATGAAAAAGCTAAAAATATCTTAATAGAAAACAAAAATACTCTTGAAAAATTAGTTGATACATTATTAGAAAAAGAAACCTTAAACGAAGAAGAAATATACCATATATTAAAAAACTAGTTAAAAGCCTGTCACACTTTTCTTTGTTTTGAATAGTATAATATTAGGACAAAGGAAAGGAGGTGTTACCTTGACATATGGTTGGTTAGGTAATCGTTGTGGCAATAACTGGTCAAATAATGGTTGTTTTAACAATTGTGGTTGCAATAGATGTGGCTGGAACAATGGTTGGAATAATGGCTGGAATAATGGTTGCTTTAACAGATGTGGCTGTAATAGATGTGGTTTTACACCATATAATAACTTTAACAACTCTGGTTTTAACAACTATCAATATGATAGTTTTAATAACTTTGGTTATAGATATTATTAGTATTTTTACTAAATTTTTAAAGTATAAATTGTATTTATATAATGTTTAATTAAATTAATATTTTGTGCCCCCTTAAAATAATTTTTTATTTATAGCCTAAAGATTTTTATCTTTTGTCTATAAAAAAGGTTGAAGAAAAATTCTTCAACCTTTTTTATTATAACCATCTGTAAGATTGTTTATCTACAAAGCCTTTATTTTTTAATATTGTTTTTAAACAATCTGCCCATTGTTTAGTTTCTTCTATATTTTCTGCTAAAACAGAGCCGTGCTCGCCTTTATTAAATATATGCAAACTATAAGGTACATTTTTATTTTTTAAAGCAATACCAAGCTCTAAAGTATTTATAGCACTAACTGCCGTATCCTCTAATGTATGCCATAAAAACATTTCTGGCATATCTTCTCTTACATTTTTTTCTAAAGATAGCATTTTTCTAAGCTCCATATCTTCTCCTACAAGATTATTAGCAGACCCTTGATGAGCATAGCTTTCACATAAAGATACAACTGGATAACATAAAACTGCTAAATCTGGCTTTGCTGATAATTTATCTATATCATCTTTATTATCTTGTTCAAATTTATCAAAAAATTCGGCAACGCAACCTGCTAAATGCCCTCCGGCAGAAAATCCTATTATACCAACTTTATTTGGGTCTATATTAAATTTTTCTGCATTATATCTTACATATCTTATAGCACGTTTAGCATCAATTAATGGTACTGGGTGTTTATATGGTGCTACTCTATATCTTAAAACAAAAGCATTTACACCAAAAAAGTTTAACCATCTTGCCATTTTTTCGCCTTCTGTTGCACAAAGCCCATAGCCACCACCAGCTAATATAACCATAGCCCCTCTTATTTTTTTATCGTCTATTTCATCTTCTACAATATAAGCATCTATTTGGCAACTATTTTCATTTTCTACATTTTTTATATTTTCATCAAATAAAGGTATATTTTCTTCCCATAAATTATAAGTTTTCATATTTATTCTCCTTTGTTTATATTATTTTTTATATTGTTTTTATAACTTTAGCCGGATTTCCCGCTATTACTACATTGTCTCCAAAACTTTTTGTAACAACTGCCCCTGCCCCTACTACAACATTATTACCTATTGTTACACCTGGGCATATAACAGAGTTTCCCCCAAGCCAACAATTATCTCCAATAGTTATTTTTTTAGCATATTCTATTCCGCTATTTCTCTCAATAGGGTCTATTGGGTGTGTAGCTGTATATATAGCTACATTAGGAGCTATCATACAATTTTTACCTATCCTAACTTCTGCTACATCTAAAATAACACAATTAAAATTAGCATAAAAATTTTCTCCAACATAAATATTTTTACCATAATCACATCTAAAGCTTGGCTCTATGTATATATCATTGCCTGTGCTTCCAAAAAGTTCTTTTAAAATTTTTGTTTTTTTATTATTATCTTCTACATCACATTCGTTAAACTCTTTACACATTTTTCTTGCATAAGTTCTCATTTCTACAAGCTCTTTATCTGTTGGGTCATAAGGCATCTGTGCTAACATTTTTTCTCTTTCAGTCATAAATGTTCTCCTTATAATAGCTTTATTTCTAGGGCAACTACTCCGTATTTTTTTATATCTTCTATTGTATAATATTGTTCCATATCTTTATAATTAGCTATTTCATCTTCTTTATAACCAATAGATATTTTATCAAAATCTTTATATAGTTGTTTGAAATTTTTATATCTATATATATTTTTAACTTTTACATTTAAAATTTGTTTATTATCTATATTAACAAATTGTATATTATCATTTATTAATATTTTTTGCCTTTTTTCATCATACAATCTTAGCTCAATAGTCTTGCTACCTTGTTTTATAAGGTTAAAAGGTTCATTATATAAATTCATAACGTGTGTTTTCATATATATTTCCTAGTCTGTTAATATTTTATACCCTGTTTCAGTAACTAATATAGTATGTTCCCATTGAGCCGATAGTTTATTATCTTTTGTATAAACTGTCCAGTTATCATCACCTATATAACAATCAAATGTTCCTTCGTTAATCATAGGCTCTATTGTAAATACCATATTAGGCACCATTATCATAGTTTTAGCACTTGTTCTATAATGATTAATATTAGGCTCTTCGTGAAATTTTATACCTACACCGTGTCCCGTTAATGCTCTAACCACACCATAACCGTGTTTATCGGCTATATCATTTATAACATTACCTATATCCGATATAGGTCTATAAGGTTTTACTGCCTCTATGCCTGCCATCAAACATTCTTTTGTAACTTCTACAAGTTTTTTAGCATTTTCTGGTACATTTCCTATCATATACATACGGCTCATATCTGAATAATAACCATTTAAAATAGACGTTATATCTAAATTTATTATATCTCCATTTTTTAATATTTCATCTTTAGACGGTATGCCGTGGCATATAACATTATTTATAGATGTACAACAACTTTTAGGAAATCCGTTATAGTTAAGCGGGGCTGGTATTGCTCCTGCATCTATCGTTAGCTTATGTACCATATCATTAATTTCTAGTGTAGATACACCTTCTTTTATTATTTTTTCTACCTCATCTATGATAGATTTAGTAAGTTTTGCCGATTTTTCTATTCCTTCAATCTGTTCTTGTGTTAATATTAGGTTTCTATCTGGCAAAGGATAACCTTCTTTTTGAAAAGGTTGTAACATTTCTTCATCTTTTCTTAAATGGCAAGATTTATATTTTTTACCACTACCACACCAACATTGTTCATTTCGTTCTATATTAAACAAATTTATCCACCTCCTTAGTGTAATATAATATAGCCTCTTTAAACTTATTTTGATTTAACATATCTTTACCCTCTTTAGATAAAGTATAAACCCCTCTTTCTATTCGTTTAAAATATCCATAATGATTTTTTTGTAAAATATAACTTGCATTTTGTATATTAAATTGTTTTTTTATATAAGAAGGGCTAGCTTTTTCTATTTTGTTTAAAACACAAGCTAAAAAGATAGTTTGCTCTCTATAAGCTGTTAATATATTATCTTTTTTGCTACTACCACCTATATTTATATCTAAATTTCGTCTTCCTATTTCATTTAAAATTACTGTTCTTTTTCTTGTTTTTGCTTTTATCTTTTTATCTTGTGGTTCTAATATTATTTCTACTGTTTTTAAAGGACTATCTAATGCAACTGTTATAAGCCCTATATCCATAGTCTTTAATATTTTTAACATATGTTTAGTTTCTTTTTTTCTAAAATTTTTAGGTCTATTAATAGCTACAAAAACTTTGTCTGCAAATACCTTTCTATCCATAGCTTGATACAATAATTTTAAATTAAAGCTTTTTTTCATTTCTATAACAATAAGTTTGTTTTCATATAAACAAGCTATATCACAGTTTTTAACTTCTGCTTGAACAATGTATCCATTTTTTAAAAGATATTCTTTTATAGGTTTATAAAGTTCTGTTTCTTTCATATATTAACGATTTTTAAAGAAATTTTCTATTTCTTCTACTGTTTTTATAATATCTTTAGACAAATTTTCATAACCATTTTTAGTAACAAGTATATCATCTTCTATTCTTATGCCTATACCCTCTTTAGCTATATAAAGTCCTGGTTCTACTGTTATAACCATGCCTTCTTTAAGCTCTGTTACACTGCTATGTGATACATCGTGTGTGTCTAGTCCTAAATAATGGCTTACACCGTGATAATAATAATTAGATATTTCACTTTTATCTTTTATAAGCCCTATTTTTACAAGCTCTTTTTCATAATGTTCTATTAATATTTCATTAAGCCTTTTAAATGGTAAACCTGGTTTTATAGCTTCTATAACTTTTCTTTGACCTTCTAAAACTATATTATATATTTGTTTTTGTCTGTCGCTAAATTTTCCATTAGCCGGAAATGTTCTGGATATATCCGAGCTATAATAACCATAAGTTGCTCCTAAATCTATAAGGATAAGTTCTCCGTCATTTATTTTATCATTATTTTCTCCATAATGTAATATAGTTGCATTGCTACCGCTAGCAAGTATTGTGTTAAATGCTTTATCTTTAGAGTTGTTTCTTTTTATTTCATAATCAAAACAAGCCTCCAGTTCATATTCCATTATGTTAGGAGATGTATTTTTCCATATATTTTCTATTCCTTGTTTTGTTATAGATATTGCTTTTTTTATATTTTCTATTTCTTCTTTTTGCTTAAAAAGCCTAAAATAGCTTATATTGTTATAAATATTTTTTATACTAACATATGGATAGCTTTGTTTTATTATTTCGGCTTGTCTAAATGCCTCTTTATCATTTTCTAAATATCTATTTTCTAAGTCTAAATATACATATTGTATATTATTTTTAAACATAGCATTATAAAATATTTTTTCAAATTCATCTAAATATTTTATATTTTCTATGCTAGATATATTTTTAGATTCTTCTTCATCAATAGTTTTACCTTCCCATTTTGCCTTAAGCTCATCATATCTTTCTATAAATAAAGTTTCTTCTATATTTTTATCATTTTTTATTGCCATATATATAAGATGAGGTTTATCTATGCCTGTCATATAATAAAAATTTCTATTAGGCTCAAATGAGAAAAACTGGTCACAAGTTTTATGTTTTGCCTTACCTGCAAATAAAATTACTATACTGTTTTCTTCTAAAGCGTTTATTATTTTTTTACGATTATTTTTAAAAAAATCTGTCATAACAACACCTCGTTTTATTTTAAAGTTTTATAGCTTTCTTCTTTAAACCCTACTAAAACTGTATCATCATTTACAAATATAGGTCTTTTCACAAGCTTTCCATCTGTTGATAAAAGCTCTAACATTTCATCTTCTGTCATATTTTTAATTTTATCTTTAAGTCCCATTTCTCTATATAAAACACCACTTGTATTAAAAAACTTTTTAAGCTCAAGTCCACTTTTTTTATACCACTTTGTTAACTCTTCTTTTGTTGGGTTATTTATTGTTATATCTCTATCTATAAAATCTATATTATTATCTTGTAAATATTTTTTAGCTTTTTTACAAGTAGTACATTTAGGGTATTGTAAAAATAAATTGTTCACTTCTATTACCTCCTTTTTATAATATTATATAATTAAAAATTAATTTTATCAATTACATAACTTAAAAATTTTTAACATTATTTAAAAATAGCCCTTCTTTTTTTACTAGTTGGTTTAATAAATCAAAATCTATATAAAACAAATTTTCAATAGAATTTTTATCTTCATCACATAAATTATTGATAATATTATAAAATTCATTTTCTTTAATATCAAATTCTTTCCTTAAAATCTTGATATCTTCATCTTCAAAACCAATATTAATATACATACTTATTTCACTCGTTTTTCTATTTTTATTTATATAATCATTAACAACAACTAACTTATAAAAATATTTAATAATTAAATTACACTACAAATTTAACATTTAAGATATTATTAGTTAAGTTATTTTATATACAATCAATTTTTTGAATACTTCCGTATTCAAAAACAGGTATTCCTAAAATTTATCAAAATTAAGTCATACCTTAATTGTAATAATAAAAAGGCTAAAGATAAAATCTTTAGCCTTTTTTATATCACATAGCATATAACAGCATTAAGCTGGGTTAGGTGCATCTACTGGGCAAACACTTGAACAAGTGCCACAGTCTATACAAATGTCTGGATCGATTACGTATTTAGTATCTCCTTCAGAAATTGCGTTAACTGGACATTCTGCTGCACAAGCACCACAGCTGATACAATCATCATTAATAAAATATGCCATAATAAACCCTCCTAAATATATTTTTTAAAACCTATTTGCATATACTACTCGTATTAGCAAAATTATAAATTAAAGCAAAAAAATGTAAAAATAAATTTTACATTACCATTTTATAATAAATATTATATTTTATCAAGTATATTTTTAATTATAAACCACATTATTTTTTATAAGTACTTAATTTTCATTATAGTATAAATCCACATTATAAAATATAAAAAACTTGAAATATTAAGTATTTTTATTACTTAAAATATAAAATTTAATATTTATTAAAGTATTATATAAGTTTTTTTAATAAGTTATATTAATAATACTTATATTTATTAATTTATACCAAAATAATATTTTTATTAACTCCTATTTTTACCAACATATAATTGATATATAAATTTATATGCTATATAATAAATTTACAAAAACTTTTAAGGAGGTAAATTATGATAGATAAAAACCTTGCAAATGAAATTTTGACAGAAGCTACATCAAAAGGAGCAGATTTTGCTGAAATTTTTATAGAAAATAATGACAAATCATCTATTTCTCTTGTTAACGGCAAAGTTAATAGCTCTTTATCTGGTTTAGAATTTGGCTTAGGCATTAGATTATTTTATAATGGTAAAACTATTTATGCCTACACTAATGATTTAAGCCGTGAAAGCCTATTAAAAATGGCTTCTGAAGTAGCAAAATCTACAAAATCAAATAGAAAAATAAATATATTAAATTTTGATAAAACAGACTATAAGGAAATAGGTATACATAAAGCCAAAATATTACCTACTTCCATTAAAAAAACTAAAATAGTTGATATGTTAAAAGAAGCTAGCGACACAGCTTTTTGCTATGACAATCTAATAACAGAAACTATTTCATCTTATATGCACTCTATACAAGATGTATGTATTATAAATACAAAAGGTCTCTTTACTGAAGATAGAAGAGTAAGAACAAGATTTTCTATTGATGCTATTGCATCTAACGAAACTGAAAAACAAACTGGTAGTATGCGTCCTGGAGCTTTAATGGGCTTTGAATTTTATGACACTATAAATTTAAATGATTTAGCTAAAGAAGCTAGCCGTTCTGCCGTTACTATGTTAAAAGCAAAACCTTGCCCTAGTGGTAAAATGCCTGTTGTTATAGATAATGGGTTTGGTGGAGTTATATTTCACGAAGCTTGTGGCCACGGCTTAGAGGCTATAAAAATAGCTCGTGGAGATAGTGTATTTGCAGGAAAAATAGGACAAAAAGTAGCAAGTGATAAAGTAACTGCAATAGATGATGGAACTATCCCTAACAAATGGGGCTCTATCAATATAGATGATGAGGGAACAAAAACTCAAAAAACTGTTTTAATAGAAAATGGTATTTTAAAAAATTATCTTGTTGATAATTTTTACGGAGAAAAAATTGGTATGAAATCTACTGGTTCTTGTAGGAGAGAATCTTATAAATATGCTCCTGTACCTAGAATGAGAAATACTTTTATTGCAAACGGTGATGACAAAAAAGAAGATATTATAAAAAATACCAAAAAAGGTATATATGCAAAATATATGGGTGGT containing:
- a CDS encoding amino acid ABC transporter permease; translated protein: MLESFSFLKTYFPLYIEGTLITVIISLFTVLFGTVIGVIFALMKLSKIKIVNKIACTYIEIVRGTPVLVQVFIWYYGLSSLIIIPDIYIGDSLNLAQLIPGALALALNSGAYVAEIIRAGILAVDKGQTEAAESLGMKSPMIMRYIIMPQAIKNILPAIGNEFVVLIKESSILYVIGIQELMAKTSTIQSSTFQPVAPLIVTSILYFILTFSLSRLIGKFERRLNKNDRN
- a CDS encoding amino acid ABC transporter ATP-binding protein, with the translated sequence MIEIKNLSKSFGNNQVLKGVTTTITKGEVVVVIGPSGSGKSTFLRCLNKLEDITSGDIIFEGTNITDKKVDISIHRQKMGMVFQHFNLFPHLTILENITIAPIKIKKIDKQTAEEEALKLLGLVGLKDKANMYPPSLSGGQKQRIAIVRALAMKPDVMLFDEPTSALDPEMVGEVLEVMKNLAKEGMTMVVVTHEMGFAKEVATRVIFMEGGNICEEDTPENIFTNPQHPRTKEFLSKVL
- a CDS encoding ATP-dependent metallopeptidase FtsH/Yme1/Tma family protein — encoded protein: MKKINYKIICFVSLFIILLLGVSLKGKENYIPYPDFYSKACNKNIDTIFYNDSDKIKFKEKNNDTIFTTDNPRTEDFKENMLIKGIVFKEQSNITNSLYSVLAIFLIGATVFLIYKKTKKNPIAIKEFNIEDKNNIFFKDIAGNEEAKENAKDIVDFLKCPEKYKKLNARAPKGIIFYGEPGTGKTMLAKAIASEAGVPFYSVCGSDFVEMYVGVGASRVRALFKKARESKKAVIFIDEIDAIGKKRATSLQNTNEEREQTLNALLTEMSGFSSDETIIVIATTNRLDILDDALVRAGRFDRHIEIGLPDKVAREKILSLLLKNKTIDKNLNIKDIAKKTVYFSGAMLDALVNESSIMAIKDNNNEININHIDKAYLKIIAGDERKDTSFLTQQDKKITAIHEAGHAVVTNILNVATISKISILPTIKGAGGFCLNIFEDKLFKTKQDIENQIISLYGGRCAEEIMLGSENITTGAYNDIEKATKIIVDYVSKYGMLKDNILSYNVLKEDENIIKEYKTIATTLYEKAKNILIENKNTLEKLVDTLLEKETLNEEEIYHILKN
- a CDS encoding alpha/beta hydrolase; translated protein: MKTYNLWEENIPLFDENIKNVENENSCQIDAYIVEDEIDDKKIRGAMVILAGGGYGLCATEGEKMARWLNFFGVNAFVLRYRVAPYKHPVPLIDAKRAIRYVRYNAEKFNIDPNKVGIIGFSAGGHLAGCVAEFFDKFEQDNKDDIDKLSAKPDLAVLCYPVVSLCESYAHQGSANNLVGEDMELRKMLSLEKNVREDMPEMFLWHTLEDTAVSAINTLELGIALKNKNVPYSLHIFNKGEHGSVLAENIEETKQWADCLKTILKNKGFVDKQSYRWL
- a CDS encoding sugar O-acetyltransferase: MTEREKMLAQMPYDPTDKELVEMRTYARKMCKEFNECDVEDNNKKTKILKELFGSTGNDIYIEPSFRCDYGKNIYVGENFYANFNCVILDVAEVRIGKNCMIAPNVAIYTATHPIDPIERNSGIEYAKKITIGDNCWLGGNSVICPGVTIGNNVVVGAGAVVTKSFGDNVVIAGNPAKVIKTI
- a CDS encoding ASCH domain-containing protein — protein: MKTHVMNLYNEPFNLIKQGSKTIELRLYDEKRQKILINDNIQFVNIDNKQILNVKVKNIYRYKNFKQLYKDFDKISIGYKEDEIANYKDMEQYYTIEDIKKYGVVALEIKLL
- a CDS encoding methionyl aminopeptidase — translated: MERNEQCWCGSGKKYKSCHLRKDEEMLQPFQKEGYPLPDRNLILTQEQIEGIEKSAKLTKSIIDEVEKIIKEGVSTLEINDMVHKLTIDAGAIPAPLNYNGFPKSCCTSINNVICHGIPSKDEILKNGDIINLDITSILNGYYSDMSRMYMIGNVPENAKKLVEVTKECLMAGIEAVKPYRPISDIGNVINDIADKHGYGVVRALTGHGVGIKFHEEPNINHYRTSAKTMIMVPNMVFTIEPMINEGTFDCYIGDDNWTVYTKDNKLSAQWEHTILVTETGYKILTD
- a CDS encoding DUF2161 family putative PD-(D/E)XK-type phosphodiesterase, coding for MKETELYKPIKEYLLKNGYIVQAEVKNCDIACLYENKLIVIEMKKSFNLKLLYQAMDRKVFADKVFVAINRPKNFRKKETKHMLKILKTMDIGLITVALDSPLKTVEIILEPQDKKIKAKTRKRTVILNEIGRRNLDINIGGSSKKDNILTAYREQTIFLACVLNKIEKASPSYIKKQFNIQNASYILQKNHYGYFKRIERGVYTLSKEGKDMLNQNKFKEAILYYTKEVDKFV
- a CDS encoding aminopeptidase P family protein, whose amino-acid sequence is MTDFFKNNRKKIINALEENSIVILFAGKAKHKTCDQFFSFEPNRNFYYMTGIDKPHLIYMAIKNDKNIEETLFIERYDELKAKWEGKTIDEEESKNISSIENIKYLDEFEKIFYNAMFKNNIQYVYLDLENRYLENDKEAFRQAEIIKQSYPYVSIKNIYNNISYFRLFKQKEEIENIKKAISITKQGIENIWKNTSPNIMEYELEACFDYEIKRNNSKDKAFNTILASGSNATILHYGENNDKINDGELILIDLGATYGYYSSDISRTFPANGKFSDRQKQIYNIVLEGQRKVIEAIKPGLPFKRLNEILIEHYEKELVKIGLIKDKSEISNYYYHGVSHYLGLDTHDVSHSSVTELKEGMVITVEPGLYIAKEGIGIRIEDDILVTKNGYENLSKDIIKTVEEIENFFKNR
- a CDS encoding Spx/MgsR family RNA polymerase-binding regulatory protein, with protein sequence MNNLFLQYPKCTTCKKAKKYLQDNNIDFIDRDITINNPTKEELTKWYKKSGLELKKFFNTSGVLYREMGLKDKIKNMTEDEMLELLSTDGKLVKRPIFVNDDTVLVGFKEESYKTLK
- a CDS encoding DUF362 domain-containing protein, with the protein product MAYFINDDCISCGACAAECPVNAISEGDTKYVIDPDICIDCGTCSSVCPVDAPNPA